A single window of Pseudoduganella plicata DNA harbors:
- a CDS encoding elongation factor P, with protein sequence MKPAKEIRVGNIIMVDAKPFIVLRSDVNGSSRTGFTYKWKMKNLLTNAPLENVFRGDDKFDVVVLDKKPVTYSYFADPLYVFMDEEYNQYEIEEENLGDALNYLKDGMECEAVFYDGKAISVELPTTITRQIVYSEPAVKGNTSGNVLKEARIENAIESKQHTVQVPLFVSQDDMIEIDTRTNEYKRVIRN encoded by the coding sequence ATGAAACCCGCAAAAGAAATTCGTGTTGGCAACATCATCATGGTTGACGCCAAGCCATTCATCGTGCTGCGTTCCGACGTCAACGGTTCGAGCCGCACGGGCTTCACCTACAAGTGGAAGATGAAGAATCTTCTGACGAACGCACCGCTGGAGAACGTCTTCCGCGGCGACGACAAGTTCGACGTGGTGGTTCTGGACAAGAAGCCGGTGACCTACTCGTACTTCGCCGATCCGCTGTACGTCTTCATGGACGAAGAATACAACCAGTACGAAATCGAAGAAGAAAACCTGGGCGATGCGCTGAACTACCTGAAAGACGGCATGGAATGCGAAGCCGTCTTCTATGACGGCAAGGCAATCTCGGTCGAACTGCCGACGACGATCACCCGTCAGATCGTGTACTCGGAGCCAGCCGTCAAGGGCAACACCTCCGGTAACGTGCTGAAAGAAGCGCGCATCGAGAACGCGATCGAATCGAAGCAGCACACCGTGCAGGTGCCGCTGTTCGTCAGCCAGGACGACATGATCGAGATCGACACCCGTACCAACGAATACAAGCGCGTG